In Eubalaena glacialis isolate mEubGla1 chromosome 4, mEubGla1.1.hap2.+ XY, whole genome shotgun sequence, one DNA window encodes the following:
- the LOC133090256 gene encoding olfactory receptor-like protein OLF4, translated as MGPGNNTQISEFLLLGLSEEPKLQPFIFGIFLSMYLIIVFGNLLIILAVSSDSHLHTPMYFFLSNLSFVDICFTSTTIPKMLWNIQTQSKVITYEGCITQMYFYIFFGELDDFLLTVMAYDCFVAICHPLHYMVIMNPRFCGLLVLIFWVMIAMYSLLHSLMVLQLSFCPDVQIPHFFCELNQVVQLSNSDNFLNNMVIYFAAVLMGVGPFACILYSYSKIVFCIRGISSAQGKYKAFSTCVSHLSVVSLFYCTALGVYLSSAATHSSLSSATASVMYTVVTPMLNPFIYSLRNKDIKRALKRLYLMPSIKWPIVLGVMKCP; from the coding sequence ATGGGACCAGGTAACAATACACAAAtttcagaatttcttcttctgggactttcAGAGGAACCAAAACTGCAGCCCTtcatatttgggatttttctctcCATGTATCTGATCATTGTGTTTGGAAACCTGCTCATTATCTTGGCTGTCAGCTCAGACTCCCACCTCCACACCCCCATGTACTTTTTCCTCTCCAATCTGTCCTTTGTAGACATCTGTTTCACCTCTACCACCATCCCAAAGATGTTGTGGAATATTCAGACCCAGAGCAAAGTCATAACCTATGAAGGCTGCATCACCCagatgtatttttacattttctttggagaattaGATGACTTCCTCCTGACAGTGATGGCCTATGACTGCTTTGTGGCCATCTGCCACCCTTTGCACTACATGGTCATCATGAACCCCCGGTTCTGTGGACTGCTGGTTCTGATATTCTGGGTAATGATTGCTATGTATTCCTTGTTACACAGCTTGATGGTGTTGCAATTGTCCTTCTGTCCAGATGTGCAAATCCCCCACTTTTTCTGTGAACTGAATCAGGTGGTACAACTTTCCAATTCTGACAACTTTTTAAATAACATGGTGATCTATTTTGCAGCTGTCCTGATGGGTGTTGGTCCTTTTGCTTGTATCCTTTACTCTTACTCTaaaatagttttctgcatacgagGAATCTCATCAGCTCAGGGGAAGTATAAAGCATTTTCCACCTGTGTGTCTCACCTCTCGGTTGTCTCCTTATTTTATTGTACGGCCTTAGGAGTGTACCTTAGCTCTGCTGCTACCCACAGCTCACTCTCAAGTGCAACAGCCTCGGTAATGTACACTGTGGTCACACCCATGCTGAACCCTTTCATCTACAGTCtgagaaataaagacataaagaGGGCTCTGAAGAGACTCTATTTGATGCCAAGTATAAAATGGCCAATTGTACTAGGGGTGATGAAGTGCCCTTGA